A single region of the Brassica rapa cultivar Chiifu-401-42 chromosome A03, CAAS_Brap_v3.01, whole genome shotgun sequence genome encodes:
- the LOC103860375 gene encoding calmodulin-like protein 12 — MASSSSLSRVSHQIFPSFHGPDVRRGFLSHLHNVFAKKEITVFNDQKIERGHTIGSELVLAIREAEASIVLLSQNYASSSWCLDELVEILKCKEASGQIVMPIFYDVDPSDVRKQKGGFGIAFEKTCEGETEEQKQRWVDALTYVATIAGEHSRNWTDEAVMVEKISTVMLNKLKVEEMKKEFRSCDIDQNGFITASELRYVLTKHGGDYTDEDVCKTIETYDIDGDGRISYDEFVKMCARIEKLDAGVDKLVTSVTLPEEKMQEMKATFMLFDVGNNGFITAADFQLSEKSDGKKLTEEEAYNMLRNFDADGDGRVSFDEFVKRYMAIEDEDDALAKKLVTDVTLSTEEMEDMIQFFKALDVDHNGFITAADFQQSMNHNGKKVTDEVAYSVIRLMDADGDCQISFDEFVKHWMKDKREEEKTEKIEKYVSKKLNKFVKFIAKALT, encoded by the exons atggcttcttcttcttccttgtctCGCGTTAGTCACCAAATCTTTCCCAGCTTCCACGGGCCAGATGTTCGTAGAGGGTTCCTCAGTCATCTACACAATGTCTTTGCAAAAAAAGAAATCACGGTGTTTAATGACCAGAAAATCGAGAGAGGCCACACGATTGGATCTGAACTCGTACTAGCCATCAGAGAAGCGGAAGCTTCTATTGTTTTGCTCTCACAGAACTACGCTTCTTCGAGCTGGTGTTTAGATGAACTGGTTGAAATCCTGAAGTGCAAAGAAGCTTCGGGGCAGATTGTGATGCCGATTTTTTACGACGTTGATCCATCGGATGTAAGGAAGCAGAAGGGAGGCTTTGGGATCGCATTCGAGAAAACCTGTGAAGGTGAAACAGAGGAACAGAAGCAGAGATGGGTCGATGCTTTGACGTATGTAGCAACCATAGCTGGAGAACACTCTCGTAACTG gaCTGATGAAGCTGTGATGGTCGAAAAGATATCCACAGTTATGTTGAACAAACTAAAAGTGGAAGAGATGAAGAAAGAATTTAGGTCTTGCGATATAGACCAGAATGGTTTTATAACTGCGTCAGAGCTTCGATATGTGTTGACAAAACATGGGGGCGATTATACCGATGAAGACGTTTGCAAGACGATCGAAACATATGATATAGATGGCGACGGTCGGATCAGCTATGATGAATTCGTCAAAATGTGTGCTAG gaTTGAAAAACTGGATGCAGGGGTAGACAAGCTCGTCACAAGTGTTACTCTGCCTGAGGAGAAAATGCAAGAAATGAAGGCGACCTTTATGTTGTTTGATGTAGGCAATAATGGTTTCATAACTGCAGCAGACTTTCAACTGTCTGAAAAAAGTGATGGCAAAAAGTTAACAGAGGAGGAAGCTTATAATATGCTCCGAAATTTTGATGCTGATGGCGATGGTCGGGTCAGCTTTGATGAATTCGTCAAAAGATATATGGCTAT cgAGGATGAAGATGATGCGTTAGCCAAAAAGCTTGTCACAGATGTTACACTGTCTACGGAGGAAATGGAAGATATGATTCAATTCTTTAAGGCTCTAGATGTCGATCACAATGGTTTCATAACTGCAGCAGACTTTCAACAGTCTATGAATCACAATGGCAAAAAAGTAACTGATGAGGTCGCTTATAGTGTCATCCGACTAATGGATGCTGATGGTGATTGTCAGATCAGCTTTGATGAGTTCGTCAAACATTGGATGAAGGATAA gagGGAGGAGGAAAAGACTGAGAAGATCGAAAAGTATGTCTCGAAAAAACTGAATAAATTCGTCAAATTCATTGCTAAAGCTTTGACCTGA
- the LOC103860377 gene encoding nuclear transcription factor Y subunit B-7: MTEESPEEDHESPGVAETNLGSPSSKNNNNNNNKEQDRFLPIANVGRIMKKVLPGNGKISKDAKETVQECVSEFISFVTGEASDKCQREKRKTINGDDIIWAITTLGFEDYVAPLKVYLNKYRETEGEKTNSPKQRQQQQVQQNHHFQFQEQDHNNISCTSYMSHHHPSTFFPADHQPFPNLPFSPKSLQKQFPQQQHDNTDSIGQWSV, translated from the coding sequence ATGACTGAAGAAAGCCCAGAGGAGGATCATGAATCTCCTGGAGTAGCCGAAACAAATCTGGGAAGCCCATCTTCAAAGAACaataataacaacaacaacaaagaacaAGACCGGTTTCTCCCAATTGCCAATGTCGGAAGAATTATGAAAAAGGTTCTTCCCGGTAATGGTAAGATCTCGAAAGACGCCAAAGAGACCGTTCAAGAGTGCGTATCAGAGTTCATCAGTTTCGTTACTGGTGAAGCTTCTGATAAGTGTCaaagagagaagaggaaaaCCATCAATGGAGATGATATCATTTGGGCCATTACAACTCTCGGTTTCGAAGACTACGTGGCTCCGTTAAAGGTCTATCTCAACAAATACCGAGAAACCGAAGGAGAGAAAACCAATAGCccaaaacaaagacaacaacaacaagtacAACAGAATCATCATTTCCAGTTCCAAGAACAAGACCATAACAACATTTCATGTACTAGTTACATGTCACATCATCATCCTTCCACATTCTTTCCCGCTGATCATCAACCTTTTCCAAATCTGCCTTTCTCACCTAAATCATTGCAGAAACAGTTCCCGCAGCAGCAGCATGACAACACTGATTCCATTGGACAATGGTCAGTATGA